The Microbacterium luteum nucleotide sequence CGGCCAGGCCGGAAGGCGGGTCCACGGCACCTGGAAGACCGTCCCCATGCTGACGCGCACACTGCGCCGGTACAGCGGGTCGGCACACCGCTCGGTGATGAGCACGGCGTCGGCTCCCAGAGCCGCGGCACTGCGGAACACCGCTCCGACGTTGGTGTGGTCGACGATGTCCTCCAGCACCACGACCAGACGCGCTCCGGCGACGGTCTCATCCACGCTCGGAAGGGCCGGACGCGCCATCGAGGCGAGAGCGCCCCGGTGAACCACGTAGCCCGTGACCTGCTCGGCGATCTCGGCCGGGACGACGTACACGGGGGTATCCGGATGCGCCGCGAGCAGCGAGTCCGCGTCGTCGAGCCACTTCTGCTGCACCAGAAGCGAGCGCGGGGCGTGACCGGCTCCGAGAGCGCGAGCGATGACCTTCGCCGACTCCGCGATGTACAGACCGCCTTGCGGCTCGCTCACGCGTCGGAGCGCGATGTCGGTCAGATCACGGTAGTCCCGCAGCCGGGGATCCCCCGCATCGTCCACGCGTTCGACCCGCACGTTCGGCTCCCTTCCTCGGCCCTGACGTAACATCCTCGCAACTGCAGGCGAATACACTCGCATCGGAGGTGACCGGGTGACACTCACGACGGCGGGCGGCGCGGCGCTCTCCCCCACCGTGGCGGACGCCATCGACGCCCTCGCGGGACGGCGGGTCGCCGTGCTGACGGGCGCGGGGGTGTCGACCGACTCCGGGATCCCCGATTACCGCGGCGAGGGGGCGCCCGTGCGCACCCCCATGACCGTCGAGCAGTTCCTCTCCAGCGACGAGGCCCGGCGCCGATACTGGATCGGCAGTCACCTCGGATGGCGGGCCTTCGCCGCCGCCGCTCCGAATGCCGGGCACGCCGCACTCGCGACCCTCGAGGAGCACGGCGTCACGACGGGAGTCATCACGCAGAACGTCGACGGACTGCATGTGCGCGCGGGGAGCCGCCGCGTCGTGGAGCTGCACGGCACGATGCGACGTGTCTTCTGCACCCACTGCGGACAGGTCTTCGATCGTCGCGACCTGGCCGAGAGAGTCGAAGCGGAGAATCCCTGGATCACCGTTCCCGACAGCGTGGAACTCGGGCCCGACGGAGACGTGCTTCCCGGAACCACGGACGGTTTCGTCGTGCCGGTGTGCACCGTCTGCGGCGGGATGCTGAAGCCCGACGTCGTCTTCTTCGGCGAGTTCATCCCCGCCGAGAAGTTCCGCGAGGCGGAGCAGCTCGTGCGAGCCAGCGATGCCCTCGTCGTGGCCGGATCCTCCCTCGTCGTCAACTCCGGCATCCGGCTGCTCGAGCGGGCCCGTCGTCGCCGACTCCCGATCGTCATCGTCAATCGCGGGCAGACCCGGGGCGACCGCCGGGCGACGGTGAAGGTCGACGCCGGCACGACGGAAGTGCTCCAGGCGTTCGCCGCCGCGTTGCCCGCCCGGGTCGGCGGCGCGTCTAGTCTCGAGGGGTGACCTCCCTCCTCCTCGTCCGCCACGGTGAGACCGATTGGAACCGCCAGCGGCGCATCCAGGGTTCCACCGACGTCCCCCTCAACGATGCCGGTCGGGCGCAGGCCGCTGATGCCGCGCGCCACCTGTGCGACATCCTCGACATCGACGCGCCCGTCGCCATGGCCGCGAGCGATCTGGGTCGCGCTCGCGAGACCGCGCAGATTATCGCCGACGCCCTCGGCGTGGGCGGCGTGGGCGTGTACCCCGATCTGCGCGAGCGCGCCTACGGTGAGGCGGAGGGCCTTCGACCGGAGGAGTTCTCCGAACGATGGGGGACGTGGGACCGCGCGGAGGTGCCCGGAGCCGAGGCGTGGCCGGATGTCCGGCGGCGCGCCCTGCGCGGACTGCGCTCCGCGGTCGGCGACGCCCGCAGCCGCACGGCGCCGGGGAGGAGCACCGTCGTCGTGGTGAGCCACGGTGCGCTCATCCGCGAGGTGATCCGCCACGCGAGCGCGGGCGAATTCCCCCTCGACGGTGAGCGCCTGCCGAACGGCTCGATCCACCGCCTCCGCTTCGAGCACGACCACCTGAGCCTGCTCTCGTACGAAGCCGCCGAGGATGCGCTGCGCATGACCGCGACCACCGAGGCCGTCGCGCGGGCCGGCCGCACCGCCTGACTCACGCGCCGGGGGCGACCTCCGCGCGTCGAACGATCGATCGCGCATGCCGCAGCACCGGCTCGTCGACCATCCGCCCGCGGAAGGTGAAGACGCCCCGCTCCCCTTCGGCCGCGGCGAGGACGGTCCGCGCCCACGTCGTCTCGTCGGCATCGGGCGCGTAGGAACGGCGGATGACCTCGACCTGCGACGGATGGATGCAGGCCGTCGCCGAGAAGCCGGAGGCGGCCGCGTCGGACGCTTCGCGCGCGAGACCCTTCGTGTCGGCGATGTCGAGGTGCACCGCGTCCACCGCGATCCCGCCGTGCGCCCCCGCCGCGAGGAGCACCCGGGCGCGCGCCGCGCGTGCGACGTCTCGGTAGCGTCCGTTCTTCTTCCGGCTGGAGGTGCCCCCGAGGCTGGCGACGAGGTCTTCGGCGCCCCACATCAGGCCCGAGACGTTCGGCAGCGACGCCAACGCCTCGGCGGCGGCGACTCCGGTGGCCGTCTCGCACAGCGCGATCACCCGGAATCGCACGTCGATTCTCGCGAGCTGGCGCGGATCTTCCGCCTTGGCGACCATGATCGTCCGGAAATCGGTCTGCGAGAGGGTCGCCATGTCCGCCACGAAGTCCG carries:
- a CDS encoding HpcH/HpaI aldolase/citrate lyase family protein; translation: MTDAPWGPALLFCPADRPERFATAAARADAVIIDLEDAVASGAKTGARGALIEAELDPDRVIVRVNATGTADFVADMATLSQTDFRTIMVAKAEDPRQLARIDVRFRVIALCETATGVAAAEALASLPNVSGLMWGAEDLVASLGGTSSRKKNGRYRDVARAARARVLLAAGAHGGIAVDAVHLDIADTKGLAREASDAAASGFSATACIHPSQVEVIRRSYAPDADETTWARTVLAAAEGERGVFTFRGRMVDEPVLRHARSIVRRAEVAPGA
- a CDS encoding histidine phosphatase family protein → MTSLLLVRHGETDWNRQRRIQGSTDVPLNDAGRAQAADAARHLCDILDIDAPVAMAASDLGRARETAQIIADALGVGGVGVYPDLRERAYGEAEGLRPEEFSERWGTWDRAEVPGAEAWPDVRRRALRGLRSAVGDARSRTAPGRSTVVVVSHGALIREVIRHASAGEFPLDGERLPNGSIHRLRFEHDHLSLLSYEAAEDALRMTATTEAVARAGRTA
- a CDS encoding Sir2 family NAD-dependent protein deacetylase, encoding MTLTTAGGAALSPTVADAIDALAGRRVAVLTGAGVSTDSGIPDYRGEGAPVRTPMTVEQFLSSDEARRRYWIGSHLGWRAFAAAAPNAGHAALATLEEHGVTTGVITQNVDGLHVRAGSRRVVELHGTMRRVFCTHCGQVFDRRDLAERVEAENPWITVPDSVELGPDGDVLPGTTDGFVVPVCTVCGGMLKPDVVFFGEFIPAEKFREAEQLVRASDALVVAGSSLVVNSGIRLLERARRRRLPIVIVNRGQTRGDRRATVKVDAGTTEVLQAFAAALPARVGGASSLEG
- a CDS encoding TrmH family RNA methyltransferase, encoding MRVERVDDAGDPRLRDYRDLTDIALRRVSEPQGGLYIAESAKVIARALGAGHAPRSLLVQQKWLDDADSLLAAHPDTPVYVVPAEIAEQVTGYVVHRGALASMARPALPSVDETVAGARLVVVLEDIVDHTNVGAVFRSAAALGADAVLITERCADPLYRRSVRVSMGTVFQVPWTRLPAWPQARTMLHASGFHLAALALSDDAIGLDAFAAADHDRVALLLGAEGDGLSRRAVEAADSVVTIPMAGGVDSLNVAAAGAVAVWALNPRRR